In bacterium, a single genomic region encodes these proteins:
- the rsmB gene encoding 16S rRNA (cytosine(967)-C(5))-methyltransferase RsmB — protein MLHARTCRGVALEVLHRVDADRAFSGALLRRTLDHAGLSPSDEALATEITLGTLRHRAEVDWVLTRCTRTPLDDLPSRIRSVLRLGAYQLLFLDRIPPSAACSEAVELAKRVGHPGTARLVNAVLRRVAASPVAIPDDAATPEGLALRHSHPAWLVRRWAARFGLEETRALCLANNTPPPSAIRLNTLRGTPDVVAGALEARGFRLTRSALVPEGARIVAAPQAARRAAYAEGWCSPQDEGSMLVSRLLAPRPGETVIDACAGSGGKTTHLAALMENRGRILACDVVPAKLAALPRQCARTGATIVEPRQIDATRLGTMMPAVADRVLVDAPCSGLGVVRRRPEIKWRLTPEHLGPLAVRQRAILEGAAAAVRPGGWLVYAVCTLEPEEGPEVARAFLAARPEFAPAPIVGWPVPDGARVPGGEGTAVLFPHRHGTDGFFVAAFRRRAP, from the coding sequence ATGCTGCACGCGCGCACGTGTCGGGGGGTGGCGTTAGAGGTTCTGCACCGCGTGGACGCCGACCGGGCCTTCAGCGGTGCGCTGCTTCGCCGGACGCTGGACCACGCCGGGCTGAGTCCGTCCGATGAGGCGTTGGCCACCGAGATCACGCTGGGAACCCTCCGCCACCGCGCCGAAGTCGACTGGGTGCTGACGCGGTGCACCCGGACCCCGCTGGACGATCTCCCCTCCCGAATTCGCAGCGTGCTGAGGCTCGGAGCGTATCAGTTGTTGTTTCTGGATCGCATCCCGCCGTCCGCGGCCTGCTCGGAGGCCGTGGAGCTGGCGAAGCGGGTCGGCCATCCCGGAACCGCGCGACTGGTGAACGCGGTCCTGCGGCGGGTGGCCGCCTCTCCCGTGGCGATCCCCGATGATGCGGCCACCCCCGAGGGCTTGGCGCTGCGGCACTCGCATCCCGCCTGGCTCGTCCGCCGATGGGCGGCGCGTTTCGGGCTCGAGGAGACCCGCGCCCTCTGCCTCGCGAACAACACCCCGCCCCCATCGGCGATCCGCTTGAACACGCTGCGCGGTACCCCCGACGTCGTCGCCGGCGCGCTGGAGGCGCGCGGCTTCCGCCTCACGCGCTCCGCGCTGGTCCCGGAAGGGGCGCGCATCGTCGCCGCTCCCCAGGCGGCCCGCCGCGCCGCGTACGCGGAGGGATGGTGCTCGCCTCAGGACGAGGGCTCCATGCTGGTGAGCCGTCTCCTGGCGCCGCGTCCGGGGGAGACCGTGATCGACGCCTGCGCGGGGTCGGGGGGAAAGACGACCCATCTCGCCGCGCTGATGGAGAACCGGGGACGGATTCTGGCCTGCGACGTCGTGCCCGCCAAGCTCGCCGCACTTCCCCGTCAGTGCGCGCGGACCGGTGCGACCATCGTCGAACCGCGGCAGATCGATGCCACGCGGCTCGGGACGATGATGCCGGCCGTCGCCGACCGCGTCCTCGTCGACGCCCCGTGCTCGGGGTTGGGGGTGGTTCGCCGCCGCCCGGAGATCAAGTGGCGCCTCACCCCCGAGCACCTCGGCCCGCTGGCCGTCCGTCAGCGCGCGATCCTGGAGGGTGCCGCCGCCGCGGTGCGCCCCGGCGGCTGGTTGGTGTACGCCGTCTGCACGCTCGAGCCCGAAGAGGGCCCCGAGGTGGCCCGAGCGTTTCTCGCCGCGCGTCCGGAGTTCGCCCCCGCGCCGATCGTCGGGTGGCCGGTCCCCGACGGCGCTCGCGTGCCCGGCGGGGAGGGGACGGCGGTGCTCTTCCCGCACCGGCACGGAACCGACGGGTTCTTCGTCGCGGCGTTCCGCCGCAGGGCTCCGTGA
- a CDS encoding zinc metallopeptidase, whose protein sequence is MLWFWDPTMIIVIPAVLLALYAQLRVQSTYAQYSQVPIRNGMSGAQVAEEILRRNGLSGVEIARVDGRLSDHYDPRSRVLSLSSDVHDGVSVASAGVAAHETGHAIQHARGYAPLALRSAMVPTVQFGSWLAWPIFIIGFLFHSGTMIQLGILVFSAFVAFTVVTLPVEFDASARAMRALREEGLVTADELRGVRSVLTAAALTYVAAAAMAILQLARMLLLSRREE, encoded by the coding sequence ATGCTGTGGTTTTGGGACCCCACCATGATCATCGTGATTCCCGCCGTCCTCCTGGCGCTCTACGCACAACTGCGGGTGCAGTCGACGTACGCGCAGTACAGTCAGGTCCCGATTCGCAACGGGATGTCCGGGGCCCAGGTCGCCGAGGAGATCCTGCGCAGGAACGGCCTCTCCGGCGTCGAGATCGCGCGCGTCGACGGGAGGCTTTCCGATCATTACGACCCCCGCAGCCGCGTGCTCAGCCTCTCCTCAGACGTGCACGACGGCGTCTCGGTCGCCTCCGCGGGGGTGGCCGCGCACGAGACCGGGCACGCCATCCAGCACGCGCGCGGCTACGCGCCGCTCGCCCTGCGCTCCGCGATGGTGCCGACGGTGCAGTTCGGCTCCTGGCTGGCCTGGCCGATCTTCATCATTGGGTTCCTGTTCCACTCGGGGACGATGATCCAGCTGGGGATTCTGGTCTTCTCGGCCTTCGTGGCGTTCACCGTCGTCACGCTTCCGGTGGAGTTCGATGCGAGCGCCCGCGCGATGCGGGCGCTGCGGGAGGAAGGGCTCGTCACCGCGGATGAGCTGCGCGGTGTGCGCTCGGTGCTGACCGCGGCCGCGCTCACCTACGTGGCGGCCGCGGCGATGGCGATCCTGCAGCTCGCGCGCATGCTGCTCCTCTCTCGGCGTGAGGAGTGA
- the fmt gene encoding methionyl-tRNA formyltransferase encodes MKVIFMGTPEFAVPSLEAVLGAADVVAVITRPDAPQGRGLRVVSPPVAAVANRYALEVLQPASLKDATALGRLRALAPDLFVVVAFGRIVPSEVLAVARLGGINLHPSLLPRYRGAAPIPRAIASGDAETGVTVLHMSDELDAGDLILQRAVPIGPDDTTATLDPRLAREGAGLLVEALRRLEAGQAPRRPQDPARVTYAPKLTRQEAWLCWTDSAVRLANLVRAFDPWPVASVLLEGAALRIWRAVPRPGGGPDLPGTVVSVGKDGLSVATGEGRLLIMEIQPASGRRMTVPEYLRGHPIAPGTVLGGRPPESPPGR; translated from the coding sequence ATGAAGGTGATCTTCATGGGGACGCCGGAGTTTGCGGTCCCGTCGCTCGAAGCGGTGCTCGGGGCGGCCGACGTCGTCGCCGTGATCACCCGGCCGGACGCCCCGCAGGGCCGCGGCCTTCGCGTCGTATCTCCCCCGGTGGCCGCGGTGGCGAATCGGTACGCGCTCGAGGTCCTTCAACCGGCATCGCTCAAGGACGCCACGGCCCTCGGCCGCCTCCGTGCGCTTGCGCCCGATCTGTTCGTGGTCGTGGCGTTTGGGCGGATCGTGCCGTCGGAGGTCCTGGCGGTCGCCCGGCTCGGCGGCATCAACCTCCATCCCTCGCTGCTGCCGCGATACCGCGGGGCGGCGCCGATCCCCCGCGCCATCGCCTCCGGAGATGCGGAGACGGGAGTCACGGTGCTCCATATGAGCGACGAGCTGGACGCCGGGGATCTCATCCTGCAGCGCGCGGTGCCGATCGGGCCCGACGACACCACCGCGACCCTCGACCCTCGTCTGGCCCGCGAGGGCGCCGGCCTGCTCGTCGAAGCGCTGCGCCGGCTGGAGGCCGGGCAGGCCCCGCGCAGACCCCAGGATCCCGCGCGGGTGACGTACGCGCCGAAGCTGACCCGGCAGGAGGCGTGGCTGTGCTGGACGGACTCCGCGGTGCGGCTGGCCAACCTGGTTCGGGCATTCGACCCCTGGCCGGTGGCGTCCGTCCTGCTGGAGGGGGCAGCGCTTCGGATCTGGCGGGCGGTCCCGCGTCCCGGCGGCGGGCCCGACCTGCCGGGGACGGTCGTCTCCGTCGGGAAGGACGGCCTGTCGGTGGCGACGGGCGAAGGGCGGTTGCTGATCATGGAGATCCAGCCGGCTTCCGGCCGGCGGATGACGGTGCCCGAGTACCTTCGGGGACATCCGATCGCCCCCGGCACCGTCCTGGGCGGGCGTCCCCCGGAATCGCCGCCCGGCCGGTAG
- the def gene encoding peptide deformylase encodes MMEIITVDSPRAGILRRRAQPVRVVTREVQALMDEMFAMLVKAHGLGLAAPQVGVSRRIFVARLEDRQIALADPEVLRRDGEVVATEACLSIPGLLGDVPRAERVTVRGRNRRNRFVTIEASGLHARILLHEIDHLDGILFTDRVSDPKTLRRVDEASEVAPAGDLE; translated from the coding sequence ATGATGGAGATCATCACCGTGGACAGTCCCCGCGCCGGCATTCTCCGCCGGCGGGCCCAGCCCGTCCGCGTCGTGACGCGCGAGGTCCAAGCGCTGATGGATGAGATGTTCGCCATGCTGGTGAAGGCGCACGGGCTCGGGCTGGCGGCTCCGCAGGTCGGGGTCAGCCGGCGGATCTTCGTCGCGCGCCTGGAGGACCGTCAGATCGCCCTCGCCGATCCCGAGGTCCTGCGCCGGGATGGAGAGGTGGTCGCGACCGAAGCCTGCCTCAGCATTCCCGGGCTGCTCGGGGACGTGCCGCGCGCCGAGCGGGTGACGGTCCGCGGGCGGAACCGCCGGAACCGGTTCGTGACGATCGAAGCGTCCGGGCTCCACGCCAGGATCCTCCTGCACGAGATCGATCACCTCGACGGGATCTTGTTCACCGACCGCGTCAGCGATCCGAAGACGCTGCGCCGCGTCGATGAGGCCTCCGAGGTGGCGCCCGCCGGGGACCTGGAATGA
- the priA gene encoding primosomal protein N' produces MIGEPGTCAEVLLDLPARRADRLLTYRLPDPLRRSVQVGTRVLVPLGPRTAHGFVIAVRPQGAPDARELRGIEAVADPQPYFTPQMLDLARWLADRTLSTLLEAVHSLIPPEVIRRARDRAPSTAVLGVVPSSARRMGTRQAAILEALRSGGEVAVDDLVRAGGRPALRRLVVQGAVVVRDPVPPVRPAAVPSGEPPPDGAGPAPQESVLLWGDPEARQRWILAAAAGVVRGGGQVLLAVPEIALVPDLRDRVRAALGDRLAELHSEMPERARRGAWARIVGGRVDVVIGTRSALFAPLERLRLIVVDEEQDPAYKADGAPRYHGREVALRRGAVTGARVVLGAEAPSVETYAEVASGRIACVRLAPTVAAPRIGLIDMRAERRRGHVGLLSRTLVGAMRRHLRAGGRVALFVNRVGYARVLLCQECGRAVVCPRCDVPMPYDGERRTISCRICGLTAPAPAVCPRCRGVSLRWFGAGTERVEAVIGRIFPDHRVARLDRETAPQFDNVIEEFRGGRLRIVVGTQLMLRARRLRPSLVGVLDADLSLYLPDFRAGERTFQQLRAVVSLAAGADGGEAVVQTRVPDHPAIAALVAGDEAMYRAELEVRRQFGYPPYTVLARVVAAGPEREAARALAELAAAAARRSEVDVLGPAPARGLGAHGVFRYQFLLRAVDGESVRAAARAALAATSAVRTGRLTAEMDPQETY; encoded by the coding sequence GTGATCGGTGAGCCGGGGACGTGCGCTGAGGTCCTGCTCGATCTGCCCGCCCGCCGTGCCGACCGGCTCCTGACCTATCGCCTGCCCGACCCGCTCCGGCGCTCGGTCCAGGTCGGGACCCGCGTCCTCGTCCCCCTGGGGCCCCGCACCGCGCACGGGTTCGTCATCGCCGTTCGCCCGCAGGGCGCACCCGACGCGCGCGAACTGCGGGGGATCGAGGCGGTCGCGGATCCGCAGCCGTATTTCACCCCGCAGATGCTCGACCTGGCCCGCTGGCTGGCCGATCGGACATTGTCGACGCTGCTCGAAGCCGTGCACAGCCTGATCCCGCCCGAGGTCATCCGCCGCGCCCGCGACCGCGCTCCATCCACGGCGGTCCTCGGGGTCGTCCCCAGCTCCGCCCGCCGGATGGGCACCCGCCAGGCGGCGATCCTCGAGGCGCTCCGGTCGGGGGGCGAGGTGGCGGTGGACGATCTCGTGCGCGCCGGGGGCCGGCCGGCACTGCGCCGCCTCGTCGTCCAAGGCGCGGTGGTGGTCAGGGATCCTGTGCCCCCCGTCCGCCCCGCCGCGGTCCCATCCGGGGAACCGCCCCCCGATGGGGCAGGGCCCGCGCCGCAGGAGTCGGTGCTCCTCTGGGGGGATCCCGAGGCGCGGCAGCGGTGGATCCTCGCCGCCGCCGCCGGGGTCGTGCGGGGTGGGGGACAGGTTCTGCTCGCGGTCCCCGAGATCGCCCTCGTGCCCGACCTGCGGGACCGCGTGCGGGCAGCTCTGGGCGACCGACTGGCGGAACTGCACTCGGAGATGCCGGAGCGCGCACGCCGGGGCGCCTGGGCACGGATCGTGGGCGGGCGGGTGGACGTGGTGATCGGGACCCGCTCGGCGCTCTTCGCGCCGCTGGAGCGCCTGCGCCTGATCGTGGTCGACGAGGAGCAGGACCCGGCCTACAAGGCCGACGGGGCGCCGCGCTATCACGGACGGGAGGTCGCGCTGCGCCGCGGAGCGGTCACCGGGGCGCGCGTCGTGCTGGGCGCTGAGGCCCCGTCGGTGGAGACGTACGCGGAGGTCGCGTCCGGCCGGATCGCGTGCGTGCGCCTCGCCCCGACCGTCGCCGCCCCCCGGATCGGGCTGATCGACATGCGCGCCGAGCGGCGCCGAGGGCATGTGGGCCTCCTCAGCCGGACCCTGGTCGGCGCGATGCGGCGGCACCTGCGCGCGGGCGGACGCGTCGCCCTCTTCGTCAACCGGGTCGGGTATGCACGCGTCCTGCTCTGTCAGGAGTGCGGGCGCGCGGTCGTGTGCCCGCGGTGCGATGTGCCGATGCCGTATGACGGCGAGCGCCGCACCATCTCGTGCCGGATCTGCGGGCTGACCGCGCCGGCCCCGGCCGTCTGCCCGCGGTGTCGGGGGGTCTCGCTGCGGTGGTTCGGCGCGGGCACGGAGCGCGTGGAGGCGGTGATCGGCCGGATCTTCCCCGACCATCGCGTCGCCCGCCTCGACCGGGAGACGGCCCCGCAGTTTGACAACGTGATCGAGGAGTTTCGCGGCGGTCGGCTCCGGATCGTCGTCGGCACGCAGCTGATGCTGCGCGCCCGCCGGCTGCGTCCCAGCCTGGTCGGGGTGCTCGACGCGGACCTGTCGCTGTACCTGCCGGATTTTCGCGCGGGAGAGCGGACGTTCCAGCAGCTGCGGGCGGTGGTGTCGCTGGCGGCGGGCGCGGATGGCGGCGAGGCGGTCGTGCAGACCCGCGTGCCCGACCACCCCGCGATCGCGGCGTTGGTCGCGGGGGATGAGGCGATGTACCGGGCGGAGCTGGAGGTGCGCCGTCAATTCGGGTATCCGCCCTACACCGTGCTGGCCAGGGTGGTGGCGGCCGGCCCGGAGCGGGAGGCCGCCCGGGCGCTCGCCGAGTTGGCCGCCGCGGCGGCGCGCCGATCGGAAGTCGACGTCCTCGGGCCGGCCCCGGCGCGCGGCCTCGGCGCGCACGGCGTGTTTCGCTACCAGTTCCTGCTGAGAGCCGTCGACGGAGAATCGGTGCGAGCGGCGGCGCGCGCCGCCCTCGCCGCGACGAGCGCCGTCCGCACCGGGCGGCTCACCGCGGAGATGGACCCGCAGGAGACCTACTGA
- a CDS encoding flavoprotein has protein sequence MRSSSSPGGSKRNDWAAAPKAVAGSLAGRVVVVGVTGSIAAYKVAVVVRRLRGEDADVYVLMTAAAVRFVGPATFRALSHHPVITDMWDPNGPWDEPHVALGELADLYLIAPASADMLGRLAAGLAGDIVSATALATRAPLVVAPAMSDRMAESPVVQENLARLRARGVDVIGPDRGPLASGKSGLGRMAEPEAIVSTVAARLGGRPGPQ, from the coding sequence ATGCGCTCCTCGTCCTCGCCCGGCGGTTCGAAGCGGAACGACTGGGCTGCCGCTCCTAAGGCCGTGGCGGGGAGTCTGGCGGGGCGCGTCGTTGTTGTTGGCGTGACCGGCAGCATCGCCGCCTACAAGGTGGCGGTGGTGGTGCGCCGGTTGCGCGGGGAAGACGCCGACGTCTACGTGCTGATGACCGCGGCCGCCGTCCGGTTCGTGGGGCCGGCAACCTTCCGGGCGCTCTCGCATCACCCGGTGATCACGGACATGTGGGATCCCAACGGACCGTGGGATGAGCCCCACGTGGCGCTTGGCGAGCTGGCCGATCTCTACCTGATCGCTCCCGCGAGCGCGGACATGCTGGGACGCCTGGCCGCCGGGTTGGCCGGCGACATCGTGAGCGCGACCGCCCTCGCCACACGTGCGCCGCTCGTCGTCGCCCCCGCGATGAGCGACCGGATGGCGGAGTCCCCCGTAGTGCAGGAGAATCTGGCGCGGCTCCGCGCCCGCGGCGTGGATGTGATCGGGCCGGACCGGGGGCCGCTGGCGTCGGGGAAGAGCGGCCTCGGCCGGATGGCCGAGCCGGAGGCCATCGTCTCCACGGTGGCGGCCCGGCTGGGTGGGCGCCCGGGCCCGCAGTGA
- a CDS encoding cytidylate kinase family protein: MIVTVSGEIGAGKSTVAKALARALDLRYLSAGEVFREEAYRRGLTLEALGRLAERDQSIDRALDAMQVEVARGGGVLVDSRLSGWLIDGDLRVWMRAPLGVRGARVAARDRVPEAQAIEDLRAREDCERRRYRDTYQIDLTDLSRYHVIVDTSRWSAEEIVDALLVLARRFEAERLGCRS, from the coding sequence ATGATCGTCACGGTGAGCGGGGAGATCGGTGCCGGCAAGAGCACGGTCGCCAAAGCGCTGGCGCGCGCCCTGGACCTCCGGTACCTTTCGGCGGGGGAAGTGTTTCGTGAGGAGGCCTATCGGCGCGGCCTGACGCTCGAGGCGCTGGGGCGCCTGGCGGAGCGGGACCAGTCGATCGACCGGGCCCTCGACGCGATGCAGGTGGAGGTCGCCCGCGGGGGCGGGGTGCTGGTGGACAGCCGGTTGAGCGGCTGGTTGATCGACGGCGACCTGCGCGTCTGGATGCGCGCGCCGCTCGGGGTGCGCGGCGCGCGGGTGGCCGCCCGAGACAGGGTGCCGGAGGCGCAGGCGATCGAGGATCTGCGCGCGCGCGAAGACTGCGAGCGCCGGCGCTATCGCGACACGTATCAGATCGACCTCACCGATCTCAGCCGCTACCACGTCATCGTGGACACCAGCCGCTGGAGCGCAGAGGAGATCGTCGATGCGCTCCTCGTCCTCGCCCGGCGGTTCGAAGCGGAACGACTGGGCTGCCGCTCCTAA
- a CDS encoding DUF370 domain-containing protein codes for METRLINIGFGNIVAASRIIAIVSPDSAPIKRIIQEARDKGILIDATYGRRTRAVVITDSGHVVLSAVQPETVAHRFTSKGDAEDEEEEPAEAVESE; via the coding sequence ATGGAGACCCGCCTCATCAACATCGGATTCGGCAACATCGTTGCGGCGAGCCGTATCATCGCCATCGTCAGCCCCGACTCCGCTCCGATCAAGCGGATCATTCAAGAGGCGCGCGACAAGGGGATCCTCATCGACGCGACCTACGGACGCCGGACCCGCGCCGTGGTCATCACCGACAGCGGGCACGTCGTCCTTTCCGCCGTCCAGCCCGAAACGGTGGCCCACCGCTTCACGAGCAAGGGGGACGCCGAGGACGAGGAAGAGGAACCCGCCGAGGCGGTCGAGTCCGAATGA
- a CDS encoding YicC/YloC family endoribonuclease, with amino-acid sequence MTGFGTADLTTSIGRYGVEIRSLNHRFLEVVVRLPRELSPLEDRIRSLAQGRVLRGRVEIAIMRESYGKRVRTVKVDLDLARTFVTALNDLKQAVGLSGAPDLAMLAGLPDLVKIEEQKEDLEAGWTAIAEGVRMALDRLVAMREAEGARLSSDLEQRVGRLGQRIEEIERRAPAVVKEYAGRLAKRIEELRGAVPVDEGRVATEMAFFADRCDISEEITRFRGHLVQIRHHLAGDGTLGRTLEFLVQELGREANTIGSKANDLEISRAVIAVKGELESLREQIQNVE; translated from the coding sequence ATGACGGGGTTTGGAACCGCCGACCTCACCACCTCCATCGGCCGGTACGGCGTCGAGATCCGGTCGCTCAACCACCGGTTCCTCGAGGTGGTGGTGCGCCTTCCGCGGGAGCTCTCCCCCCTTGAGGATCGGATCCGGTCCCTCGCGCAGGGGCGCGTCTTGCGGGGTCGGGTTGAGATTGCTATAATGAGAGAAAGCTACGGAAAGCGTGTGCGAACAGTAAAAGTCGACTTAGACTTGGCAAGAACGTTCGTCACCGCCCTGAATGACCTCAAACAGGCTGTCGGGCTCTCCGGGGCCCCCGATCTGGCGATGTTGGCGGGTCTCCCCGACCTCGTGAAGATCGAAGAGCAGAAGGAAGACCTGGAGGCGGGTTGGACCGCCATCGCCGAGGGGGTGCGGATGGCACTCGACCGGCTGGTGGCGATGCGGGAGGCCGAGGGCGCGCGGTTGTCGTCCGACCTGGAGCAGCGGGTGGGGCGGCTGGGACAGCGGATCGAGGAGATCGAGAGGCGCGCGCCCGCGGTGGTCAAGGAGTACGCGGGGCGGCTGGCCAAGCGGATCGAAGAGCTGAGGGGGGCGGTCCCCGTGGACGAGGGCCGGGTGGCGACCGAGATGGCCTTTTTCGCCGATCGATGCGACATCTCGGAGGAGATCACCCGATTCCGCGGCCACCTCGTCCAGATCCGCCATCATCTGGCGGGGGATGGAACCCTCGGGCGGACGCTGGAGTTTCTCGTGCAGGAGCTGGGACGCGAGGCCAACACGATCGGCAGCAAAGCAAACGACCTGGAGATCTCCCGGGCCGTGATCGCGGTGAAGGGCGAACTCGAGAGCCTGCGCGAGCAGATCCAGAACGTGGAGTGA
- a CDS encoding HAD-IC family P-type ATPase — MSWHATPWPDVVRALGTDPQRGLTTADAQRRLRETGPNRLPARRPRSWVSRIGAHFAEFFVLLLLAAAAVSWLLGQRVDALAIALIVAVNIALGVAQEHRAEHALAALRTLAAPHAEVIRDGIPRRLPAADLVRGDLVVLTSGARVPADLRLVETHVLAVDESLLTGEAAAAGKEAEGSCAEDAPLAEQHTLAFLGTAVVSGRGRGVVIRTGAQTELGALAGAVDAAPPKRTPLTERLSALGRSLAVGAIALCALVFLAGRAHGRPAFEMFLIATSLAVAAVPEGLPAAVTVALALGVQRMARKRAIVRRLAAVEALGTVTVVCTDKTGTLTVNEMAVRRIEAAGQTIEVTGPGYAPSGEVRLRDGGDARDFRPLRALLEAAVLASDGGVVEEGGRWRPFGDPLEAALAAAAMKAGLDPAALARTAPRVGETPFTPERKRMLTAHRTATGLAAYAKGAAEAIVPFCTARVGGAGEEPLDDPARAALLARAEAMAAEGMRVVAIARLVLPPDARGPGDLFDAPDRSAVFLGFVGLVDPVRPEARAAIAAAREAGVRVLMISGDHPRTALAVAREVGLDDSGTALTGPDLDRLSDAAMTDAIRTCSVFARATPQHKVRILGALRGAGEIVAMTGDGANDAPALAEADVGVAMGRGGTDVARGAADLVLTDDHFATIVAAIGEGRTIFENIRKFVLFVLASNVGEVAVVLAATLAGAAAVLTPIQILWINLVTDGLPSAALAVDPQDPAVMHRPPRPARQSPFAAGGLTAVLAFGLVIAAACGAADLWGMVRGESGTQRRTLVFLTLALSQLIFAFSCRSADRPVTGREFAANRWLLGAVTLSIALQVLVVTAPGLRTVFSATPLGRGDWVAVAGLSWVPFLVSERFKTIRRHRRRRC, encoded by the coding sequence GTGTCCTGGCACGCGACCCCCTGGCCCGACGTCGTCCGCGCCCTGGGGACCGATCCCCAGCGGGGACTGACCACGGCAGACGCGCAACGCCGCCTGCGCGAGACGGGCCCCAACCGGCTGCCGGCGCGCCGCCCGCGCTCGTGGGTCAGCCGCATCGGGGCGCACTTCGCGGAATTCTTCGTCCTGCTGCTGCTGGCTGCCGCGGCGGTGTCATGGCTGCTTGGGCAGCGGGTCGACGCGCTGGCGATCGCGCTGATCGTCGCGGTCAACATCGCGCTTGGGGTCGCGCAGGAACACCGGGCGGAACACGCGCTGGCCGCGCTGCGCACCCTCGCCGCGCCGCACGCGGAGGTGATCCGCGACGGGATCCCGCGGAGGCTGCCGGCGGCGGACCTCGTGCGCGGCGATCTCGTCGTCCTGACCTCGGGCGCGCGGGTGCCGGCGGACCTGCGATTGGTCGAGACCCACGTCCTCGCCGTGGACGAGTCCCTGCTGACCGGAGAGGCGGCCGCGGCGGGCAAGGAGGCGGAGGGGAGCTGCGCGGAGGACGCTCCGCTGGCGGAGCAACACACCCTCGCCTTCCTCGGCACCGCCGTCGTCTCCGGCCGGGGCCGAGGGGTGGTGATCCGGACGGGAGCCCAGACCGAGCTCGGCGCGCTCGCCGGGGCGGTGGATGCCGCGCCTCCCAAACGCACACCGCTCACCGAGCGACTGAGCGCCCTCGGCCGCTCGCTGGCGGTGGGGGCGATCGCGCTGTGCGCCCTGGTGTTCCTCGCCGGGCGCGCGCACGGCCGGCCGGCGTTCGAGATGTTCCTCATCGCCACCAGCCTGGCGGTGGCCGCCGTGCCGGAGGGGCTGCCGGCGGCGGTGACCGTCGCGCTCGCGCTCGGCGTGCAGCGGATGGCGCGGAAACGGGCGATCGTGCGCCGGCTCGCGGCGGTGGAAGCGCTGGGGACCGTCACCGTGGTCTGCACGGACAAGACCGGGACGCTCACGGTCAATGAGATGGCCGTCCGCCGGATCGAGGCGGCCGGGCAAACCATCGAGGTGACGGGGCCCGGGTACGCGCCGAGCGGCGAGGTGCGCCTCCGGGACGGCGGAGACGCCCGCGACTTCCGGCCGCTCCGCGCCCTGCTCGAGGCGGCCGTCCTGGCGAGCGACGGCGGCGTGGTGGAGGAAGGCGGCCGATGGCGGCCGTTCGGGGATCCGCTCGAGGCCGCCCTCGCCGCCGCCGCGATGAAGGCGGGGCTCGATCCCGCGGCCCTCGCCCGGACGGCTCCACGGGTGGGCGAGACCCCGTTTACGCCCGAGCGCAAGCGGATGCTCACCGCCCACCGCACCGCGACCGGGCTGGCGGCATACGCCAAGGGCGCTGCGGAGGCCATCGTCCCCTTCTGCACCGCGCGGGTCGGCGGGGCGGGGGAGGAGCCGCTCGACGACCCGGCCAGGGCTGCCCTCCTCGCCCGCGCGGAGGCGATGGCCGCCGAGGGGATGCGGGTCGTGGCGATCGCCCGGCTCGTCCTCCCCCCCGACGCGCGCGGGCCGGGGGATCTGTTCGACGCCCCCGACCGGTCCGCGGTGTTCCTGGGATTCGTCGGCCTCGTCGATCCGGTCCGCCCCGAGGCGCGGGCCGCGATCGCCGCCGCCAGGGAGGCCGGCGTGCGCGTGCTGATGATCAGCGGCGATCACCCGCGCACGGCGCTGGCCGTCGCGCGCGAGGTCGGCCTGGACGATTCGGGCACGGCGCTCACCGGGCCGGACCTCGACCGGCTCTCCGACGCGGCCATGACCGACGCGATTCGAACCTGCTCGGTGTTTGCGCGGGCGACCCCCCAACACAAAGTCCGGATCCTGGGGGCGTTGCGAGGAGCGGGGGAGATCGTGGCGATGACCGGCGACGGGGCAAACGACGCTCCCGCCCTGGCCGAGGCCGACGTCGGTGTCGCGATGGGGCGGGGCGGCACCGATGTGGCGCGCGGGGCGGCCGACCTCGTTCTCACCGATGACCACTTTGCCACGATCGTGGCGGCGATCGGTGAGGGCCGCACCATCTTCGAGAACATCCGAAAGTTCGTGCTCTTTGTGCTCGCCAGCAACGTGGGGGAGGTCGCCGTGGTACTCGCCGCGACGCTGGCCGGCGCGGCCGCGGTCCTCACCCCCATCCAGATCCTCTGGATCAACCTCGTCACCGACGGCCTGCCGTCGGCGGCGCTGGCCGTGGACCCGCAGGATCCCGCCGTGATGCACCGGCCCCCCCGGCCCGCCAGGCAGTCGCCGTTCGCCGCCGGAGGACTCACGGCCGTGCTCGCGTTCGGCCTGGTGATCGCCGCGGCCTGCGGGGCCGCGGATCTCTGGGGGATGGTCAGGGGGGAGTCGGGGACGCAGCGCCGGACCCTCGTCTTCCTGACCCTCGCCCTCAGCCAGCTCATCTTCGCCTTCTCCTGCCGGTCCGCGGACCGACCGGTGACCGGGCGGGAGTTTGCGGCGAACCGCTGGCTTCTCGGGGCGGTGACGCTCTCGATTGCCCTCCAGGTCCTGGTGGTGACCGCCCCGGGGCTGCGCACGGTGTTCTCGGCGACCCCACTGGGAAGAGGAGATTGGGTCGCGGTCGCCGGACTCTCCTGGGTGCCCTTTCTCGTCTCGGAACGCTTCAAGACAATCCGCCGGCACCGCCGCCGCAGATGCTGA